Sequence from the Platichthys flesus chromosome 2, fPlaFle2.1, whole genome shotgun sequence genome:
TGCCGTGATCTGTCTCTCTTGCCGACCCCCTCCCAGAGACGACCGCGCGAGCCAGACGATGGTAAAGAAAGGCGTTACAGGCTCAAAAATATCATCAGGACTGAACCTATTCAAAAGCTGAATTTAACTGTTTGCAAACCTCCTCAGACTCCCTTGAAGGCTTGCCACGTTCAGCCTGCAAACGCCCAAAACTGGATGTTACTCTGGACGACTGGGATCTCTCTGGCCTGCCCTGGTGGTTTCTTGGTAATCTTCGTAGTAACTACAGCCGTAGGAGCAATGGCTCCACTGACATCCACACAAACCAAGTAAGAAACTTCATATATTGTtagaacatttttaaacatttcaatattttcacatGAACAGAATCTGAGTCGGGGTTCATTTGGGAGTATTTAACctaaaaaacacagatgattTCTTGTTGGAAAATGGTTTAAGCCAGAAAATAACGGTTGTGGTCTGACTGATGTGTCAGCTGTCTCCTGCACAGGAGGAAGACACAGCCATCGTGTCGGACACCACAGACGACCTCTGGTTCCTGACCGAGGGCGGAAGTGAACAGGTGAGCGTGGAGATGAAAGAGGCTGTGCTGGaggaagggagcggaggagaaggGGAGGCCCCACCcgaggatgatgatggaggagggaaagaggagaagggggaTGGAGAGGTTGGTTTCATGCATGCTTGTAACAATAAGTAAAGAAACAGACTTTTCAGTAGGATATTCTTCAATGCTTTTCCGTTTCGAGAAGTAAATGTTTAGAACATTCGGACTGAGGATCATAGAGTCAGATATCCTGTGTATTTGTTTAGATGCAGGAGGAGCCAGATGAAGACTCCCAGTGTCTGAGtgatgacacagacacagagatttCCACCCAGGTTTGTGTTGCCTCACTTCACAGCTCTAATTAAAGATGAAAGCGTTGCCAATGCGTGACTTTGTATCTACATGTTTTCCTTCAGGATGCTTGGCAGTGCTCTGAGTGCAGGAAGTACAACACACCTCTACAGAGGTACTGTGTTCGCTGCTGGGCCCTGCGTAAGAACTGGTACAAAGATGTCCCTCGACTTGCCcattccctctctgtccccgACATCCCAGCATGCAGCTCCCTCACCACccacgatgatgatgatgacagcgACACAGGCATTGATGTCCCTGACTGCAGCAGGACAGTGTCTGACCCCGTCATTCTGCCCTCTCACTCCACGGTGGATCGGCCACTGCCCACTATGGTTATGGGGAAAGGCAAGGGGCCTCTGCCTTCTGGCTTCCACAAGGATGAGATGCTGTCAGGAGGGGAGAGCCAGGAAAACCTGGgcatggaggtggaggaggtcaggCCTGAAGCACTGTTGGAGCCATGCAAGCTCTGTCGAGTGCGACCACGCAATGGAAATATTATTCACGGACGTACGGCTCACCTGCTAACCTGCTTCCCGTGTGCAAGGAGGCTGCATAAGTTCCAGGCTCCTTGTCCCGGGTGTGGGCAGAACATTCAAAAAGTTATTAAGATATTCAtcctctaaaacacacacacacacacacacgttaaacaGAAAAATTTCAtcacacattttcaaacacaTCTGACCATACAGGTGCATGCACTCACAAACTTCTTTTAGACACACAAGGAATGTGCACCTTAGGCCTACACAGATATACACATAGATAGCACTTGGTGGAGCTTGTTCTTGGCTGTATGGTTTATTTCGCGCCATGGTGCCTCTGAAGTATTGTTAAATGAAATCTTTCACGTCAGAGTTTTTCACACCAAATCCTTGTTTTGGTGACATATTTAAATAAGGGACATGCAAAGgcagaaatatttatttatttattagatcACAGAAATGCACAGGTTGTGTAAATCATTCGTTTACGTCATGAAGGCTTAACTATGTGAAATGTTCTCATTGCATTCCTTGAATGGTGCCATTTTAAAAACTAGTACTGCTTGCCCTCTTTCTGTTAGTTTCTCCATAGATTCACTTCAATAATCACCTGGACAAAGCTCAACAGGTATGTAGAAATGgaatttttttacttaaaaaattctcATGGCTTTTCTTTGTAGATATTCTCATGCTGAGATTTGAGTTATGAGGATGAGACTGATGTTACATCAATCTGGCAAATCGAAAtacaaaacatgatttaattttCAACAGTTGCATCTCCTTGGAAATATTCTGA
This genomic interval carries:
- the mdm4 gene encoding protein Mdm4 isoform X2; its protein translation is MSSLSAQLPASSSSCRTLPGDGNQVQPKAPLLQILRVAGAQEEVFTLKEVMHYLGQYIMGRQLYDKQRQHIVHCQDDPLGELLEVDSFSVKNPSPVYEMLKKYLVVLGSSDAAENLSVGRECVEGGVEDRGQICGGVVKAGLEACRDLSLLPTPSQRRPREPDDDSLEGLPRSACKRPKLDVTLDDWDLSGLPWWFLGNLRSNYSRRSNGSTDIHTNQEEDTAIVSDTTDDLWFLTEGGSEQVSVEMKEAVLEEGSGGEGEAPPEDDDGGGKEEKGDGEMQEEPDEDSQCLSDDTDTEISTQDAWQCSECRKYNTPLQRYCVRCWALRKNWYKDVPRLAHSLSVPDIPACSSLTTHDDDDDSDTGIDVPDCSRTVSDPVILPSHSTVDRPLPTMVMGKGKGPLPSGFHKDEMLSGGESQENLGMEVEEVRPEALLEPCKLCRVRPRNGNIIHGRTAHLLTCFPCARRLHKFQAPCPGCGQNIQKVIKIFIL
- the mdm4 gene encoding protein Mdm4 isoform X1, which produces MSSLSAQLPASSSSCRTLPGDGNQVQPKAPLLQILRVAGAQEEVFTLKEVMHYLGQYIMGRQLYDKQRQHIVHCQDDPLGELLEVDSFSVKNPSPVYEMLKKYLVVLGSSDAAENLSVGRECVEGGVEDRGQICGGVVKAGLEACRDLSLLPTPSQRRPREPDDDSLEGLPRSACKRPKLDVTLDDWDLSGLPWWFLGNLRSNYSRRSNGSTDIHTNQLSPAQEEDTAIVSDTTDDLWFLTEGGSEQVSVEMKEAVLEEGSGGEGEAPPEDDDGGGKEEKGDGEMQEEPDEDSQCLSDDTDTEISTQDAWQCSECRKYNTPLQRYCVRCWALRKNWYKDVPRLAHSLSVPDIPACSSLTTHDDDDDSDTGIDVPDCSRTVSDPVILPSHSTVDRPLPTMVMGKGKGPLPSGFHKDEMLSGGESQENLGMEVEEVRPEALLEPCKLCRVRPRNGNIIHGRTAHLLTCFPCARRLHKFQAPCPGCGQNIQKVIKIFIL